The Halomonas denitrificans DNA window AGGCCCGGCCGGAGCAGCGGCAGCATGACCCGCCACAGGCGCTCCCAGCGGGACGCGCCGAGACTGCGCGCACTCTCGAACAGCTCGGGCCGGATTCGCGCCGCCACGCCTTCCAGCGGGCCCCAGGCCACGCGCACGAAGCGGATCAGGTAGGCCAGGAGGAGCGCGAGCAGGCCGCCGGCCAGGGTCGTCTCGAGCACCCGGTCGACGCCCGTCAGCGCGAGCATGATCGCCACGGCCAGCACCGTGCCCGGAATCGCGTAGCCGCTCGCGGCCAGCTCGCTCAGCAGCGTAAAACGGCGCGACGCGCGGTAGCCGGCGAGCAACAGGACGAGGCCGCCGGCCACGACCCCGGCAGCACCCAGCGCCCCCAGCATCACGGTGTTGCCGATCAGTCGCAGGGCGCCGGCGTCGGCCATGCCGCCGATCGACGGCAGGGACCACGCCAGCAGCTGGACCAGCGGAATGATCACGGCGGCCAGCAGCACCGCCGACTGCAGCGCGGTGGCCGCCCAGCCCCGGGCGCCCCGCAGCACGATGCGGTTCGGTACCGTTCGGCGCTCCGCGCGCCGGACCCGCGCCGAGCGGCTGGCGCGCTCGGCGAACACCAGGACGAGCATGAAGGCCATCAGCAGGGAGGCGAGCTGGGTGGCCGCGCGCAGGTCGAACAGGCCCAGCCAGGTCCGGTAGATCGCGGTGGTGAAGGTGTCGAATCCGTAGATCGAGACCGCACCGAAGTCGGCCAGCGCTTCCATCAGGGCCAGGGCCAGGCCGGCCACGATCGCCGGTCGGGCCGCCGGCAGGCTGACCCGCAGGAACACGCTCACCGGACCGGCCCCCAGGCTGCGGCCGGCCTCGAAGGCCACCAGTCCTCCTGCGCTGAACGAGGCGCGCGCGAGCAGGTAGACATAGGGATAGAACGCCAGTACCAGGATCGGCAGCACGCCGGCCGGCCGGGCCAGCGCGCCGAGCCAGCCGGGGGTGGCGCCGAAGGCTTCGCGCAGGGCGGTCTGCAGCGGCCCGGCGAAGTCCAGCAGGCCGAGGTAGATGAACGCCAGCACGTAGGTCGGAAAGGCCAGCGGAAGAATCAGCAGGGGATCGAGCCAGCGCCGGAGCGGATACTCGCAGCAGGCCGACAGCCAGGCGAGGCCGACGCCGAGCACGGCCACGCCGACGCCGACCACGCCGAGCAGGAGAGCGCTGTGCCCGATCAGCCGGGGCAGCAGCCAGGTCGAGAGATGGCTCCAGACTTCGCCGTCGACCTGAAGCCAGCTCAGGGCGAGCATCAGTATCGGCAGCCCGACCAGCGCCAGCAGCGGCGCCATCAGCAGCAAGCGCGTCGACGGCCGCCGGCGCGTCTTGCCGCGTCGAACCGGCGCCGGCGGGAGATCCGCCGGCGCAATCACCGGAGCCGATCCCCCGTTCACCGCGCGGTGAACGGGGTCGGCGAACGCGTTGCCGTCCGGGTCAACGCCAGCCCGCGCGGTCCATCAAGCGCACCGCTTCGGCCTGACGCTCGCCGGCGACCCGCAGGTTCATCGAGTCGGCAACGAACGCTCCCCAGGCCTCGGCGACGGGATCGGCTTCGACGCCTTCCACGACCGGGAACTCCAGGTTGGAGCCGGCCATCATGGCCTGCGCTTCGTCTCCGGCCAGCCATTCGATCAGCGCCTGGCCCAGGTCCGGGTCGGGCGCCTCGGCGGTCACGCCGGCGCCGGACACGTTGACATGGACCCCGCTGTCGTCCTGGTTGGCCCAGAACAGGGCCACGGGATAGTCCGGGTTCTCCTTCTGCAGCCGACCGAGGTAGTAGGTGTTGACCAGTCCGACGTCGCACTGGCCGGCGGCGATGGCCTCGATCAGGCGGGTGTCGGACGAGAACGGCTCGGTCGCCAGGTTGTCGACCCAGCCGGACACGATCTCTTCGGTCCGCTCCTCGCCGAGCCGCTCGATCATCATCGCGACCAGCGACTGGTTGTAGACCTTGCGCGACGTCCGCAGGCAGAGGCGCCCCGCCCATTGCTCGTCGGCCAGCGCCGCGTAGGTCGACAGGGCTTCCGGGTCGACGCGATCCGGGTGATAGACCAGGGTCCGGGCGCGGATCGACAGGCCGTACCACTCGCCGTCGGGGTCGCGCAGCGCCGCCGGCACCCGCTGGTCGAGGAGGTCCGAGTCGATCGGCTGAAGGAGATTCCGATCGGTGGCGTACCAGAGGTTTCCGGCGTCGACGGTAATCAGTACGCTGGCCGGCGTCGCCTCGCCTTCTGCGGCAAGGCGCTCGATCAACGCGGCTTCGCTGTCGCTGATGTAGTCGATCGCGACCCCGGTCTGCTCGGTGAAGCGCTCGAACAGCGGGTCGACCAGGTGCGGCTGACGCGACGTGTAGACGACCAGCCGGCGCTCTTCCTCGGGGGCGGTCGTGGCGACGGCATCGCCGGCTTCGAGCACCGGCGCTTCGGCCGGCGCCGGCGAATCCTCGTCGTCGCGATCGACCGGATCCTCGGACGAGCACGCGGACAGGACAAGGAGAGCGAGCAGCGGCACGGCGGCACGGGCAAGCATGGAGAGCATCGGCGCGGATTCCTGGTTGAGTTCGCTGGAAGTATAACGCGAATGATTCACATTAACTCGAACTCCGTACGCCGCCCGAACATCCACCTCGGTACACCCGCCCTGGCCATCGGTCCCCTTGGCCCGATCCCTTTCCCCTGGTCCCTTTCCCCTGGTCCCTTTCCCCTGGTCCCTTTTCCCTGACCCCCTGTTCCCCGGCCCCCTAGCCCCGGATCGCAAGCAACCGGATCTCCGTCAGGTCCTCGATCGCGAAGCGGATGCCCTCGCGGCCCAGCCCCGAGTCCTTGACCCCGCCGTAGGGCATGTGGTCGACGCGGAAACTCGGCACGTCGTTGATCACCACGCCGCCGACCTCGAGTTCGTCCCAGGCCCGGCGGATCTTGCCGATGTCGCGGATGAACAACCCGGCCTGCAGGCCGTAGCGCGACCGGTTGATGCGCTCCAGCGCACGGCCGAAGTCGTCGAAGCGCTCCAGGATCATCGCCGGGCCGAACACCTCCTCGCTGAACAGGCGGCAGTCGTCGGGTACGCCTTCGAGCACCGCCGGGCGCACCACCGCACCGTCGCGTTCACCGCCGACCAGCAGGGACGCGCCCGCGTCGACCGCCTCGGTGATCCATTCCACCACGCGTTCGGCATCGCCCTCGCTGATCAGCGGGCCGACGAACGTTTCCGGGTCACGCGGGTCGCCGGCCTTCAGGGCCCCGACCTTTTCGATCAAGCCCTTCCGGACGCGATCGTAGATGGCGTCGTGAACCAGCACCCGCTGAACCGAGATGCAGCTCTGGCCCGACTGGTAGAACCCGCCGAACACCAGCCGGTCGATCGCATCGTCGACGTCGGCATCCGCGTCGACCAGGCAGGCAGCGTTGCCGCCCAGTTCCATGACCACGGGCTTCTTGCCGGCCCTGCTCTTGAGCATCCAGCCGACCTTGTCCGATCCGGTGAAACTCATCAATTTGATCCGCTC harbors:
- a CDS encoding iron ABC transporter permease; amino-acid sequence: MAPLLALVGLPILMLALSWLQVDGEVWSHLSTWLLPRLIGHSALLLGVVGVGVAVLGVGLAWLSACCEYPLRRWLDPLLILPLAFPTYVLAFIYLGLLDFAGPLQTALREAFGATPGWLGALARPAGVLPILVLAFYPYVYLLARASFSAGGLVAFEAGRSLGAGPVSVFLRVSLPAARPAIVAGLALALMEALADFGAVSIYGFDTFTTAIYRTWLGLFDLRAATQLASLLMAFMLVLVFAERASRSARVRRAERRTVPNRIVLRGARGWAATALQSAVLLAAVIIPLVQLLAWSLPSIGGMADAGALRLIGNTVMLGALGAAGVVAGGLVLLLAGYRASRRFTLLSELAASGYAIPGTVLAVAIMLALTGVDRVLETTLAGGLLALLLAYLIRFVRVAWGPLEGVAARIRPELFESARSLGASRWERLWRVMLPLLRPGLATAFLLALVEIAKEMPATLMLRPFGWDTLATRIYELTAEGQWERAALPALVLVVLGAIPAVLLMRRLGGRTADR
- a CDS encoding aldehyde dehydrogenase family protein, which gives rise to MKSAYPYYLANRPIDANRDLEVVDKHTGEVATRVAQADDAVVDRAIAAAVEAAPAMARLPSHRRRDILNGCADRFEARFDELAEILIVEGGKVIKDARGEVQRLIDTFRIAAEEATRIGGEVLPMDIAERSESFIGFWKRVPIGPVSFITPFNFPYNLVAHKIAPAIAAGCPFVLKPAEKTPVGALVLGEILAEFDLPEGAFSILPVPREDAARFTEDERIKLMSFTGSDKVGWMLKSRAGKKPVVMELGGNAACLVDADADVDDAIDRLVFGGFYQSGQSCISVQRVLVHDAIYDRVRKGLIEKVGALKAGDPRDPETFVGPLISEGDAERVVEWITEAVDAGASLLVGGERDGAVVRPAVLEGVPDDCRLFSEEVFGPAMILERFDDFGRALERINRSRYGLQAGLFIRDIGKIRRAWDELEVGGVVINDVPSFRVDHMPYGGVKDSGLGREGIRFAIEDLTEIRLLAIRG
- a CDS encoding extracellular solute-binding protein, which translates into the protein MLARAAVPLLALLVLSACSSEDPVDRDDEDSPAPAEAPVLEAGDAVATTAPEEERRLVVYTSRQPHLVDPLFERFTEQTGVAIDYISDSEAALIERLAAEGEATPASVLITVDAGNLWYATDRNLLQPIDSDLLDQRVPAALRDPDGEWYGLSIRARTLVYHPDRVDPEALSTYAALADEQWAGRLCLRTSRKVYNQSLVAMMIERLGEERTEEIVSGWVDNLATEPFSSDTRLIEAIAAGQCDVGLVNTYYLGRLQKENPDYPVALFWANQDDSGVHVNVSGAGVTAEAPDPDLGQALIEWLAGDEAQAMMAGSNLEFPVVEGVEADPVAEAWGAFVADSMNLRVAGERQAEAVRLMDRAGWR